A region of Chloroflexota bacterium DNA encodes the following proteins:
- a CDS encoding YfhO family protein, translated as MNVQQRQPFLIDLVALGSFLLLVLVFFWKSVFGLGVIGSVDLIMRFYPYKAYIRDLINQGELPLWDPLIFLGAPLLANIQAAVLYPPDFLFTLFSFASALTWSVVLHIWWALAGMYLFLRYGFGTSVFAAWVGALCFGLGGFLLPHIGQVNVLHTAVWLPWLLLCAIRASTSPTPTWLILGGIATAFSFTAGHTQEFYYSILILGLFCAYSALVSPNGETSRWWPLFVPVIFLLIGGILSAAQLLPTLEAAIHSFRRGGLPLEESAALAVSPNEVLLSLFPRYWALPGIEVVGYIGIGGAILTFFGALQVTWQRWVLFFILIALLAFVLALGTYTPLFTALHTVLPGFSLFRVPARWLFLVSFSLSTLAAFGADRLRDDLRPEERRQLSLKLLLGTVVATILLVAYIGRLYLIGSEQSLPDPKVVVFWATTAVIIYATILLVLHHGLANVLAYLTVGGIVLVELFFASRPLEFNQVMPPEIYTHSETTQQLSQHWTEARYISIAAERFPLENEEARRQELLESLSEAWVQPAIVYGKYSDELRPNLNLPLGMSTADGHDGGLLPSRYYADLRGALLNDMEFPPHQSLSLVDIDQIDARLWGLVSVRYLVTDHQQTEPGTGWELIGQARTDGPLLFENNEVLPRAFVVYETVVDDDPLRLRTIDVARQVLVERPIPELVGVTGEPVAATIVSESALRVEIQTTTSQPGLLVLSDSYFPGWIATVNGSPREIHRVDIALRGVLLPSGEHTIVFEYQPRWFQIGVVVSLIGWLLALALLLPRLLRRTPKRFPNRM; from the coding sequence ATGAATGTACAACAGCGACAACCATTCTTAATTGACTTAGTCGCGCTGGGTAGTTTCCTGCTCCTGGTGCTCGTCTTCTTTTGGAAGTCGGTCTTCGGGCTGGGAGTGATCGGCAGCGTAGACTTAATTATGCGTTTCTACCCGTACAAGGCGTACATTCGCGACTTGATCAATCAGGGGGAACTGCCTCTATGGGATCCCCTCATATTCCTTGGTGCTCCCCTGCTTGCCAATATCCAGGCCGCCGTCCTCTATCCACCGGACTTCCTCTTTACGCTCTTCTCATTCGCTTCGGCACTCACGTGGAGTGTCGTGCTGCACATCTGGTGGGCATTGGCCGGAATGTACCTATTCCTGCGGTATGGGTTTGGCACCTCGGTCTTCGCTGCCTGGGTCGGCGCCTTGTGTTTCGGCTTAGGCGGTTTCTTATTGCCGCACATCGGACAAGTGAACGTACTGCACACTGCGGTTTGGCTTCCCTGGCTCTTGCTGTGTGCAATTCGCGCCAGCACATCACCAACTCCCACCTGGCTCATACTTGGCGGCATCGCTACCGCCTTCAGCTTCACAGCAGGGCATACGCAGGAATTCTACTACTCGATCCTCATCCTGGGGTTGTTCTGTGCGTACTCAGCCTTAGTCTCTCCTAACGGAGAGACTTCGCGCTGGTGGCCGCTGTTTGTGCCGGTAATCTTCCTCCTGATTGGCGGTATTTTGAGCGCAGCCCAACTCTTGCCGACACTGGAGGCAGCGATACACTCCTTCCGGCGAGGAGGCCTGCCGTTAGAAGAATCAGCGGCGCTGGCAGTCAGTCCGAATGAGGTATTGTTGTCTCTATTTCCTCGCTATTGGGCTCTGCCTGGTATTGAAGTAGTTGGGTATATCGGTATAGGCGGCGCCATCCTTACATTCTTCGGTGCACTGCAAGTCACGTGGCAGCGTTGGGTGCTGTTCTTTATACTCATCGCGTTGTTGGCCTTTGTCTTGGCTCTCGGTACGTACACACCGCTATTCACTGCCCTTCACACAGTCTTGCCGGGCTTTTCACTATTTCGTGTGCCAGCGCGCTGGCTTTTCCTGGTTAGCTTCAGCCTTTCGACGCTGGCGGCGTTTGGCGCAGACCGGCTCCGCGATGACCTGCGTCCGGAAGAACGGCGTCAACTCTCTCTGAAACTCCTTCTAGGGACGGTGGTAGCTACAATCCTATTGGTCGCCTATATTGGCCGCTTATACCTCATCGGTTCCGAACAGTCGTTGCCGGATCCAAAGGTGGTTGTGTTCTGGGCAACTACTGCCGTCATCATCTATGCGACTATTCTCCTTGTTCTTCACCACGGCCTGGCTAATGTACTGGCCTATCTCACAGTTGGAGGAATTGTGCTCGTAGAGCTCTTCTTTGCCTCCCGACCCCTGGAATTTAATCAGGTGATGCCGCCGGAGATATACACGCATTCAGAAACTACACAGCAACTCTCGCAACACTGGACCGAAGCGCGCTACATCAGCATCGCGGCAGAACGCTTCCCTCTGGAGAATGAAGAAGCGCGAAGGCAAGAGCTATTGGAATCGCTCTCCGAGGCCTGGGTGCAACCTGCCATCGTGTATGGCAAGTACAGCGACGAATTGCGGCCAAATCTCAATCTCCCATTGGGAATGTCGACCGCTGACGGGCACGACGGCGGTCTGCTGCCTAGCCGATACTACGCTGACCTGCGCGGCGCTCTGCTCAACGATATGGAGTTTCCGCCGCATCAAAGTCTATCGCTTGTAGATATCGATCAGATCGATGCGAGACTGTGGGGATTGGTCAGTGTGCGCTACCTCGTCACCGACCACCAGCAAACCGAGCCGGGAACTGGGTGGGAGTTGATCGGCCAGGCCCGTACAGACGGCCCCCTGCTATTCGAGAATAACGAGGTCTTGCCGAGAGCTTTTGTAGTCTACGAGACCGTGGTAGACGATGACCCGCTGCGGCTGCGGACTATCGACGTGGCCCGACAAGTCCTTGTGGAACGACCGATTCCGGAGCTCGTCGGCGTCACCGGCGAGCCCGTGGCAGCGACGATAGTTTCAGAATCCGCGTTGCGCGTGGAAATTCAAACGACGACGTCACAACCGGGATTGCTCGTGCTCTCCGATTCCTACTTTCCAGGATGGATTGCCACCGTCAACGGTAGCCCGAGGGAGATCCATCGCGTGGATATCGCCTTGCGCGGTGTGTTGCTGCCTTCAGGCGAGCATACCATCGTATTCGAATATCAGCCGCGTTGGTTCCAAATCGGCGTTGTCGTGAGTCTGATCGGCTGGCTGCTCGCGTTGGCTCTGCTCTTACCGCGACTCTTGCGTCGGACTCCGAAGAGATTTCCAAATCGCATGTAG
- the dxr gene encoding 1-deoxy-D-xylulose-5-phosphate reductoisomerase, with protein MKRVVVLGSTGSIGQQTLDVIRANPDDFAVVGLAAGRDARTLAAQIAEFKPQAAYCIDGSAAKYVDGATRIHSGDDGIVQLVEAVAADVTVVGTPGMVGARATMAALECGQDVALANKETLVMAGDLVMRQAAAHGATVLPTDSEHSAIWQCIRGEDQATVRRIILAASGGPFRTASAQELAEVTPEQALQHPTWSMGAKITVDSATLLNKGLEIIEAHWLFGLPYTQIDIVIHPQSIVHALVEFADGAVKAQLSHPDMRLPIQHALSFPDRPPTYWGGLDFARAPVLEFSAPESARFPCLALARQAAETGGTAPTVLCAADEVAVELFLAGKIGFLDISRIISQALESHTSTPVESLDHVLAVAAETRQLLLEATAKLPVSSASAGVRGTGADGLPLARE; from the coding sequence ATGAAGCGTGTGGTGGTGCTGGGCTCCACGGGGTCCATCGGACAGCAGACTCTTGACGTGATTCGCGCAAATCCTGACGACTTTGCCGTCGTCGGCCTCGCTGCGGGGAGAGACGCACGGACGCTGGCTGCGCAAATTGCCGAGTTCAAGCCGCAGGCAGCCTACTGTATAGATGGCAGCGCGGCGAAGTACGTGGACGGTGCCACGCGCATCCACTCCGGAGACGACGGCATCGTTCAACTTGTCGAAGCGGTTGCGGCCGATGTGACCGTTGTGGGCACGCCAGGAATGGTCGGCGCACGAGCGACGATGGCTGCGCTGGAATGTGGGCAGGACGTCGCGTTGGCGAATAAAGAGACACTCGTCATGGCCGGGGATCTGGTCATGCGGCAGGCCGCCGCCCACGGCGCCACCGTCCTGCCGACCGACAGCGAGCACAGCGCCATCTGGCAGTGCATTCGCGGCGAAGATCAGGCAACAGTTCGACGGATCATTCTGGCTGCATCCGGCGGTCCCTTCCGCACGGCGTCCGCACAGGAACTGGCAGAGGTCACCCCGGAGCAAGCTCTGCAGCATCCGACGTGGTCCATGGGCGCCAAGATAACCGTAGATTCTGCCACGCTGCTTAACAAAGGCCTCGAGATCATCGAGGCGCATTGGTTGTTCGGATTGCCGTATACGCAGATCGATATCGTAATCCACCCGCAGAGCATTGTGCACGCACTCGTCGAATTCGCGGACGGGGCGGTTAAGGCGCAGTTGAGTCACCCCGACATGCGCTTGCCAATCCAGCATGCGTTGAGCTTTCCGGACCGCCCGCCGACGTACTGGGGCGGACTGGACTTTGCACGAGCGCCGGTGCTGGAGTTCTCCGCGCCGGAGAGCGCGCGGTTTCCCTGTCTCGCGCTTGCCCGCCAAGCGGCGGAAACCGGCGGCACGGCGCCCACGGTGCTCTGCGCCGCCGACGAGGTTGCCGTTGAGCTTTTCTTAGCGGGCAAAATAGGTTTCTTGGACATCTCACGCATTATTTCACAGGCACTGGAGTCTCATACGAGCACGCCGGTAGAATCATTGGATCACGTGCTCGCCGTCGCCGCTGAGACCCGGCAACTACTCTTGGAAGCCACGGCAAAGCTTCCCGTCAGTTCGGCAAGTGCCGGAGTCCGAGGGACTGGGGCAGATGGATTACCGCTTGCGCGGGAATGA
- a CDS encoding DegT/DnrJ/EryC1/StrS family aminotransferase: protein MGKLALTGGSPAIAEPLGKSWPVFGEEEHALLEGVLESGIWWRGGHADQDDSQVGRFERDFAAFQDATYGIAVANGTVALEAALRAVGVEAGDEVIVPAVTFVASASAVLQANAIPIFVDCDPRNYTIDPKAVEAAITPKTRAVMPVDYGGMPCDMDALQAIGAKYNIAIVSDCAHSHGSQWKGVGTGAIGDCGGFSFQMGKTLTTGEGGMVLTSKEEVAQHASSFHNIGRYPGRPFYEHHIPSTNLRMTEWQGAIGNAQLARLAAQTATRERNVTFLSEQLAQIDGFSPLYRDPRVTRWGFYFWHFKYHSAQFGGIARDTVMKALNAEGLRVHTGHTQPVYRNPIFQEMNFGRTGHPFTCSFYGKEIDYRKVYLPETERIYAEEALCLPHATFLGPLSDMDRLLDVLHKLADHQDELRAWEREQQTDAASA, encoded by the coding sequence ATGGGAAAACTTGCGCTTACCGGCGGCTCGCCTGCAATCGCTGAACCGCTCGGCAAGTCCTGGCCGGTCTTTGGTGAGGAAGAACACGCGCTGTTGGAAGGCGTGTTGGAGAGCGGCATCTGGTGGCGGGGCGGGCACGCAGACCAAGACGATTCCCAAGTCGGAAGGTTCGAGCGCGACTTTGCCGCCTTCCAGGACGCCACGTACGGCATAGCTGTGGCAAACGGCACCGTGGCGCTGGAGGCCGCGCTGCGGGCCGTGGGTGTGGAAGCGGGAGACGAGGTAATTGTCCCTGCCGTTACCTTTGTGGCGAGTGCTTCCGCTGTGCTGCAGGCCAATGCCATTCCCATCTTCGTAGACTGCGACCCGCGCAACTACACTATCGACCCCAAGGCTGTGGAGGCTGCCATTACGCCAAAGACCAGGGCGGTGATGCCCGTAGACTACGGCGGCATGCCCTGCGACATGGACGCGCTGCAAGCCATCGGGGCCAAATACAACATCGCCATCGTCTCTGACTGCGCGCACTCCCATGGCTCGCAGTGGAAGGGCGTCGGTACCGGCGCAATTGGCGATTGCGGGGGTTTCAGCTTTCAGATGGGGAAGACCCTCACCACCGGCGAAGGCGGTATGGTCTTAACGAGTAAGGAGGAGGTGGCGCAACATGCATCCTCCTTCCACAACATCGGACGCTATCCGGGCCGCCCCTTCTACGAGCACCACATTCCCAGCACGAACCTGCGCATGACCGAGTGGCAGGGCGCCATTGGAAACGCACAACTCGCCCGCCTGGCAGCGCAGACCGCCACCCGCGAGCGCAATGTCACTTTCCTGTCAGAGCAGCTTGCGCAGATTGACGGTTTCTCGCCGCTCTACCGCGATCCCCGCGTGACCCGCTGGGGTTTCTACTTCTGGCACTTCAAGTACCATAGCGCGCAGTTCGGCGGCATCGCACGCGACACGGTCATGAAAGCCCTGAACGCCGAGGGACTGCGCGTGCACACGGGCCACACCCAACCGGTCTACCGCAACCCGATCTTCCAGGAGATGAACTTCGGCCGCACCGGGCATCCCTTTACGTGTTCGTTCTACGGCAAGGAGATCGACTATCGTAAGGTCTACCTGCCGGAAACGGAACGCATCTACGCGGAAGAAGCGCTCTGCCTCCCGCATGCGACGTTCCTGGGACCCCTAAGCGACATGGACCGCCTCCTCGACGTCCTGCACAAGCTAGCAGACCATCAGGACGAACTCCGCGCCTGGGAACGTGAGCAGCAGACCGATGCGGCGTCTGCCTAG
- a CDS encoding iron-containing alcohol dehydrogenase: MGNEGDSRLSQAFSFRIPQAIEFGPGVHHRLPALLRARSTERVLLITDPGLVAAGVATTIESTLTAAGSEVVLFQDVPPEPHLDDVERCRAFAAAQHASLVVGVGGGSVLDCAKIVGGFASSTQPLADFLDREDESLAPGLPIYLLPTTAGSGAEATTGAIVTVNGRKCRLAGSYVHPVVAIIDPTFTRSLPASITIAGGLDALTHAIESYAARRASPMSRLYSREAFRLILTSLPRVLEDGDDMEARSDMSLAALYAGIAVANAGAGAVHALAYPLGGRTNIPHGIANAILLPHVLRQNVATNPESYVALCTEQDSRSAGAQCDALLDAVQGLLHSLKTPTHLAEIGMQDATLPALAKEAHTIRRLLDNNVRDYSPAEILAIYEAAW; the protein is encoded by the coding sequence GTGGGCAACGAAGGGGATTCACGTTTGTCTCAGGCATTCTCCTTTCGGATTCCGCAAGCTATTGAGTTTGGGCCCGGAGTTCACCATCGGCTCCCTGCGCTTTTGCGCGCGCGCTCGACTGAGCGTGTCTTGCTAATCACAGATCCCGGGCTCGTCGCTGCCGGTGTGGCGACAACAATTGAGAGCACATTGACTGCTGCTGGGAGCGAAGTAGTTCTCTTTCAAGATGTGCCACCGGAACCCCATCTCGACGACGTGGAGCGGTGTCGCGCGTTTGCCGCTGCACAGCACGCATCACTAGTCGTGGGTGTGGGCGGCGGCAGTGTGCTCGACTGCGCCAAGATTGTGGGTGGCTTTGCTTCAAGTACGCAGCCTTTGGCCGACTTTCTCGACCGTGAAGACGAAAGCCTTGCGCCGGGACTGCCAATCTATCTCCTGCCCACCACCGCAGGATCGGGGGCTGAGGCGACCACCGGGGCCATCGTCACGGTCAACGGGCGCAAGTGCCGCCTGGCGGGCAGCTACGTACACCCGGTGGTGGCCATCATTGACCCTACGTTTACCCGGAGCTTACCGGCAAGCATCACAATCGCAGGCGGTCTGGACGCGCTAACGCACGCGATAGAGTCCTATGCAGCGCGGCGGGCAAGCCCCATGAGCCGGTTGTATTCTCGAGAAGCCTTTCGTCTCATCCTGACGTCGCTGCCGCGCGTACTAGAGGACGGGGACGACATGGAGGCACGCAGCGATATGTCGCTGGCAGCCCTATATGCCGGCATTGCCGTTGCAAATGCGGGCGCAGGCGCGGTTCATGCCCTCGCATACCCGCTGGGCGGACGGACCAACATCCCCCACGGCATTGCCAACGCAATTCTTCTCCCGCATGTGCTGCGACAGAATGTGGCGACTAATCCCGAATCCTACGTCGCCCTTTGCACCGAGCAAGACTCTCGCAGCGCGGGCGCTCAATGCGACGCTCTGCTTGACGCCGTGCAAGGTCTGCTCCATTCGCTGAAAACGCCGACACACCTTGCCGAAATCGGCATGCAAGATGCCACGCTACCCGCGCTGGCGAAAGAAGCCCATACTATTCGGCGTCTCCTGGACAATAACGTGCGCGACTACAGCCCTGCGGAAATTCTTGCCATATATGAAGCGGCTTGGTGA
- a CDS encoding sugar phosphate isomerase/epimerase, whose amino-acid sequence MSDARNSAVQTPYLTLSTGSLYTYGLARTFELMQGSPFDGVEIIVDSRWDTRQAEYIKALTEQWGIPVHSIHAPFRTISEMGADYPSTLKATIRLAEQVGARTVVIHPISRGTPDLAQWLQQNLAGLQAQTPILLTVENLPRMVVKRLGILQRDFHEFWHPDAMRPFAALTMDTTHFGVSQINILDAWQQLSATVQHIHLSDEYNGREHLFPGEGTLPLADFLGELSRSRFGGIVVVELHPFALHAGRDDEKVRDRIHQAAAFCREHLKMESRHAEPAARAGR is encoded by the coding sequence ATGTCTGACGCAAGAAATTCCGCCGTCCAAACACCATATCTCACACTCTCCACCGGCTCGCTCTACACCTACGGCTTGGCGCGAACCTTCGAACTGATGCAGGGCTCCCCGTTCGACGGTGTGGAAATCATAGTTGATAGCCGATGGGACACCCGCCAAGCGGAGTACATTAAGGCGCTCACTGAACAGTGGGGCATTCCTGTACACAGCATTCACGCACCGTTTCGAACCATATCTGAGATGGGAGCCGACTACCCTAGCACGCTCAAGGCGACGATACGTTTGGCGGAACAGGTCGGGGCACGCACGGTCGTCATTCATCCGATTTCGCGGGGCACGCCGGACCTCGCCCAATGGCTGCAGCAAAACCTTGCCGGCTTGCAGGCACAGACTCCGATCCTGCTCACCGTCGAGAACCTGCCGCGAATGGTAGTGAAACGCTTGGGCATCTTGCAGCGGGACTTTCACGAATTCTGGCATCCGGATGCCATGCGCCCCTTCGCGGCGCTGACGATGGATACCACACACTTTGGCGTTTCGCAGATTAATATTTTGGATGCGTGGCAGCAACTAAGCGCCACAGTGCAGCACATCCATTTGTCTGACGAATACAATGGTCGCGAGCACCTCTTTCCCGGCGAGGGTACACTGCCGCTTGCCGACTTTCTCGGCGAACTAAGCCGCAGCCGCTTTGGTGGCATTGTCGTTGTGGAGTTACACCCCTTTGCGCTTCACGCAGGCCGCGACGACGAGAAGGTGCGCGATCGCATCCATCAGGCCGCGGCATTCTGCCGCGAACACCTCAAGATGGAATCCCGTCACGCGGAGCCGGCGGCACGGGCCGGTAGGTAG
- the thiI gene encoding tRNA 4-thiouridine(8) synthase ThiI: MTKTTENNEPNREPTTPPGQPRMRPCVVVHYHEVGLKGRNRPFFLSTLEENLRQGTAGLGVKQIERASGRILLWLEPDAPWEPLRARIARVFGVVNFARGYAVQPVLDTLIRSVLNRLPEANSFKTFAVRARRAFKDLPLSSREIAVNLGAAVQAASGAGGNLSAPDMTIYVEVLPQFALFFFDKIRGPGGLPVGCSAPVTVLLSGGIDSPVAACRMLKRGSRAVLVHFHSFPYLNNASQEKARELSQVIRGYQGDTVLYLVPLGEIQRQIVVACPAPYRVVLYRRFMVRIAEELGKRHGAQALVTGDSLGQVASQTIENLTAIDDAATQIILRPLVGMDKQEIADEAERIGSYAISIQPDQDCCALFVPANPSIHTDLNGIRNAESVLDVESLVQQGIAEAEIVEYRQGDTKSAAVQKKSTLSV; this comes from the coding sequence ATGACGAAGACCACTGAAAATAACGAACCTAACAGAGAGCCAACCACACCGCCGGGTCAGCCGCGCATGCGGCCCTGTGTGGTTGTGCACTATCACGAAGTGGGCCTGAAGGGCCGCAACCGGCCGTTCTTTTTGAGTACGCTCGAAGAAAACCTGCGCCAAGGTACCGCGGGCCTGGGTGTGAAGCAAATCGAGCGTGCCAGCGGACGCATTCTGCTGTGGCTGGAGCCGGACGCCCCCTGGGAGCCGTTGCGCGCTCGCATCGCGCGGGTTTTTGGGGTCGTGAACTTCGCGCGCGGGTATGCAGTGCAACCGGTCCTCGATACCCTCATTCGGAGCGTGCTGAATCGGTTACCGGAAGCGAATTCCTTCAAGACATTCGCCGTACGCGCGCGCCGTGCATTCAAGGACCTCCCGCTTTCCTCGCGGGAGATAGCGGTCAACTTAGGCGCGGCAGTGCAGGCGGCGAGTGGCGCGGGGGGAAACCTCAGCGCGCCGGACATGACGATCTACGTCGAAGTGCTGCCGCAGTTTGCCCTGTTCTTCTTTGACAAAATACGCGGCCCCGGCGGACTGCCGGTTGGCTGCAGCGCGCCGGTCACGGTGCTGCTCTCCGGCGGCATCGATTCGCCCGTGGCCGCCTGCCGCATGCTAAAACGCGGTTCCCGTGCCGTGCTCGTGCACTTTCATTCGTTCCCGTACCTCAACAACGCTTCCCAAGAGAAAGCGCGCGAGTTGTCGCAAGTGATTCGCGGGTACCAAGGGGATACTGTGCTCTACCTTGTTCCATTGGGTGAGATCCAGCGCCAGATCGTCGTTGCGTGCCCTGCGCCTTACCGCGTTGTGCTTTACCGGCGTTTTATGGTGCGCATTGCGGAAGAACTAGGCAAACGGCACGGCGCGCAGGCGCTGGTAACCGGCGACAGCCTGGGCCAAGTCGCCTCGCAGACCATCGAAAATCTTACCGCCATCGATGACGCCGCCACACAGATCATCCTGCGACCGCTCGTCGGCATGGATAAGCAGGAAATTGCCGATGAGGCCGAACGCATCGGCTCCTACGCCATCTCGATCCAGCCCGATCAGGACTGCTGTGCGCTGTTCGTGCCTGCCAATCCCTCCATACACACGGACCTCAATGGCATCCGCAACGCCGAATCTGTATTGGACGTGGAGTCTCTCGTACAGCAGGGCATCGCCGAAGCGGAGATTGTGGAATACCGGCAAGGAGACACCAAGTCTGCCGCCGTGCAGAAGAAGAGTACATTGTCTGTGTAA
- a CDS encoding M50 family metallopeptidase has translation MFTTIAAFVFVLSLLILVHEIGHFVAARRVGIHVVEFGFGWPPRLFSRRIGETIYSLNLLPLGGFVRMFGEFGGAEPGSFMSKRPAERAVVILAGVAMNILIAPVLFSLAFMLGEPVLTDRIFVQEVIPESPAAAVGLLAGDRILTINDVAITEMAQVREQIGSTQDGTPIRLTIDRDGRQQALRVTPTYNPEIERLAVGIVLAPEQTFKRYWPWEAVWLGVKRTGEMFALIGLGVASLIQGTEEGDILGPVGIASLTGQVARSGFSRLLTFTGFLSINLAIINLLPFPGLDGARFVFTIVEMVRGRPMNPKREAAINFAGIIILLTLTVLITYRDIVRLLG, from the coding sequence ATGTTTACCACGATCGCCGCCTTTGTCTTCGTCCTTTCACTCCTCATACTCGTCCATGAAATCGGCCATTTCGTGGCGGCACGGCGCGTAGGCATCCATGTCGTGGAGTTTGGTTTCGGTTGGCCGCCGCGGCTCTTTTCCCGGCGCATCGGCGAGACTATCTATTCGCTTAATCTCCTGCCGCTGGGCGGCTTTGTGCGCATGTTTGGAGAATTCGGCGGAGCGGAGCCCGGCAGCTTTATGAGTAAGCGGCCGGCGGAGCGCGCGGTTGTCATACTGGCAGGCGTTGCCATGAACATCCTGATCGCGCCGGTGCTCTTCTCCCTTGCCTTTATGCTTGGAGAGCCGGTGCTAACGGATCGCATATTCGTTCAGGAAGTGATTCCGGAGAGCCCGGCTGCGGCGGTTGGCCTCCTGGCAGGCGACCGCATTCTCACGATCAATGATGTGGCCATTACTGAAATGGCGCAAGTACGCGAGCAGATAGGCAGCACGCAAGACGGCACCCCGATTCGCCTGACGATCGACCGGGACGGACGGCAGCAGGCACTGCGCGTGACACCCACCTACAATCCAGAGATAGAGCGCCTGGCGGTCGGCATCGTACTGGCGCCTGAGCAGACGTTCAAGCGCTATTGGCCGTGGGAGGCGGTATGGCTCGGCGTGAAACGCACGGGAGAGATGTTTGCACTAATTGGCCTGGGCGTCGCCAGCCTCATACAGGGCACGGAAGAGGGGGATATACTGGGGCCGGTGGGCATTGCGTCACTTACCGGACAAGTGGCGCGTTCCGGCTTTTCCCGCTTACTCACGTTCACGGGGTTCTTGAGCATAAACCTCGCAATTATCAACCTCTTGCCCTTTCCCGGCCTCGATGGCGCCCGCTTTGTGTTTACGATTGTGGAGATGGTGCGCGGACGCCCAATGAACCCAAAGCGGGAAGCGGCCATCAATTTTGCAGGAATCATCATACTGCTTACCCTAACGGTACTTATTACCTACCGAGATATCGTACGGCTCTTGGGTTAG
- a CDS encoding DUF2283 domain-containing protein — translation MKISYDPEADALYIRLIAGRQECRTLRLNEEVALDVGPGEVLVGIEILDASHVLGDGEAPGCGTDKREGSRRGDRRAPVARLSVAPGGRSGGVTP, via the coding sequence ATGAAAATCAGCTATGACCCTGAGGCAGACGCGCTTTACATCCGCCTCATCGCGGGCAGGCAGGAGTGCCGCACGCTGCGGCTGAATGAGGAAGTCGCCCTCGATGTCGGCCCTGGAGAGGTACTCGTCGGCATTGAGATTCTCGATGCGTCACACGTGCTGGGAGACGGTGAGGCGCCGGGCTGTGGAACTGATAAACGTGAGGGCAGCCGCAGAGGCGACCGTAGAGCGCCAGTAGCCAGACTGTCGGTCGCGCCCGGCGGGAGGAGCGGGGGCGTCACCCCCTAG
- a CDS encoding ribonuclease H-like domain-containing protein, with the protein MASQPLAIDIETTHQPWEGFVPEIQDYLKGRAKNDEELAAFPGQLALYPGAAKVVSIGMWRPGEQSGGVLVNNPTGGREWHEIHDGARVFHGSEEEILEQFWQLVPQFGTIVTYNGRGFDCPILMLRSAVNGVRPSRNLMPYRFSFRDHCDLQEVMSFHRAIQPYSLRFWCHQFGIGDPKEGLTGSAVPKAFADGRYDDIATYCLKDARATAELYERLLPMIETMEPKSRG; encoded by the coding sequence ATGGCTTCACAGCCGCTAGCCATTGACATCGAGACGACGCATCAGCCGTGGGAGGGCTTCGTGCCCGAAATCCAGGATTACCTGAAAGGCCGGGCAAAGAACGATGAAGAGCTTGCGGCGTTTCCGGGCCAATTGGCGCTGTATCCCGGCGCCGCGAAAGTTGTCTCCATCGGCATGTGGCGGCCCGGCGAGCAGAGTGGCGGCGTGCTCGTCAACAACCCGACCGGCGGGCGGGAATGGCATGAAATCCACGACGGCGCGCGCGTCTTCCATGGCAGTGAGGAGGAGATACTTGAGCAGTTTTGGCAGCTCGTCCCACAGTTCGGCACGATTGTCACGTACAACGGGCGCGGCTTTGACTGCCCCATCCTCATGCTGCGCTCCGCCGTGAATGGTGTCCGCCCCAGCCGCAACCTCATGCCCTACCGCTTTAGTTTCCGCGATCACTGCGACTTGCAGGAAGTCATGAGCTTCCACCGCGCCATTCAGCCGTACAGCCTGCGTTTCTGGTGCCACCAGTTCGGCATAGGCGATCCCAAAGAGGGCCTGACCGGCAGCGCAGTCCCCAAGGCATTTGCCGACGGCAGGTATGACGACATCGCCACCTATTGTCTCAAAGACGCCCGCGCCACGGCGGAGCTCTACGAGCGCTTGCTGCCGATGATCGAGACCATGGAGCCAAAGAGCCGAGGCTAG